In Blastocatellia bacterium, the following are encoded in one genomic region:
- a CDS encoding ketoacyl-ACP synthase III — protein sequence MEVRTVGITGIGAYVPEKVVTNADLEPLLQTTDAWIRQRMGVMERRVCTEEQATSDLAVPAAQMALEAAGLKPVDVEMIINATMTPDRLWPSAGSTIQGRLGAVNAAACDINAACSGFVYALAVGTQMVRAGLYRKVLVIGADAISKFLRGKNPNGALFGDGAGAVVLEPIRAEEEGIIDFVLHSDGSRGDILQLPAGGSRLPSSHRTLDEGLNSPVMDGYDTFEFAATAVMDSIEKVLAKTSYTINDVDLIVPHQANQRLFRPVAKWLGVPVEKFFVNIERYGNTVAGSVPIALYEAVQQGRLKRGDLVVLSAFGAGLTWAGAAVRWTM from the coding sequence ATGGAAGTGCGAACAGTGGGCATTACAGGTATTGGAGCTTATGTCCCGGAGAAGGTCGTCACTAATGCCGATCTAGAGCCGCTCCTCCAGACAACGGATGCGTGGATTCGCCAGCGCATGGGGGTGATGGAGCGACGGGTATGCACCGAAGAGCAAGCCACGTCTGACTTGGCCGTGCCTGCCGCGCAAATGGCTTTGGAGGCGGCTGGCTTGAAACCAGTAGACGTGGAGATGATCATTAATGCCACTATGACCCCAGATCGTTTATGGCCCTCGGCGGGATCAACGATTCAAGGGAGATTGGGAGCTGTCAACGCGGCGGCCTGTGATATCAATGCAGCCTGCTCCGGCTTTGTTTATGCGCTGGCAGTGGGAACGCAAATGGTGCGCGCAGGGCTCTATCGCAAGGTGTTGGTCATCGGGGCTGATGCTATCTCCAAGTTTCTCAGAGGCAAGAACCCGAATGGCGCGCTATTTGGGGATGGAGCCGGCGCCGTCGTATTGGAGCCGATCCGGGCCGAGGAAGAAGGAATTATTGATTTTGTCTTGCACAGCGATGGCAGCCGAGGTGACATTCTCCAGTTACCGGCTGGTGGCAGCCGGCTACCCTCCAGCCACCGCACGTTGGATGAGGGCTTGAACAGCCCAGTGATGGATGGCTATGACACCTTCGAATTCGCTGCGACTGCTGTCATGGACTCAATTGAAAAAGTGCTGGCCAAAACGTCATACACAATCAATGATGTGGACCTGATCGTTCCTCACCAAGCCAACCAGCGATTGTTTCGTCCCGTGGCCAAGTGGCTGGGCGTGCCAGTAGAGAAGTTCTTTGTCAACATTGAGCGGTATGGTAATACTGTGGCGGGGTCCGTGCCCATCGCGTTATATGAAGCGGTTCAGCAAGGGCGATTGAAACGAGGTGATTTGGTGGTATTGTCGGCCTTCGGCGCTGGTCTGACGTGGGCGGGTGCAGCGGTGCGGTGGACTATGTGA
- a CDS encoding cytochrome bc complex cytochrome b subunit — translation MEYVKAESGRGIRGWLQERLPLQSWQEFIRKKEIPIHRHTIWYYFGGMTLFLFFVQVGTGMLLLLYYRPSPEQAFESVQFIMTEVRFGWLIRSIHSWSANLMIATLFIHMFSVFLLKAYRPPRELTWMTGVLLLFLALAFGFSGYLLPWNELAYFATKVGSDIAGDVPLIGGFLLRFLRGGDDVTGATLTRFFGFHVAILPALTTIILGLHLLLVQVLGMSVPVGMPPPQRKMKFVPHFLLRDLLGWLIAVAVLAALAAIYPWELGEKADPFAPAPAGIRPEWYYLFMFQTLKYIPSHVLFMEGETVGVVAFMLGAIFWLFVPFLDRKSAQEKRSPLFTAIGIIVIAYMAVMTLLALAPWRSEP, via the coding sequence ATGGAATACGTGAAGGCTGAATCCGGAAGAGGAATTCGCGGATGGTTGCAGGAGCGGTTGCCACTACAAAGCTGGCAAGAGTTCATCCGCAAGAAGGAAATTCCTATCCATCGGCACACGATCTGGTATTACTTTGGCGGAATGACCCTCTTCCTGTTTTTCGTGCAGGTGGGAACGGGCATGCTGTTGCTGCTGTACTATCGCCCCAGCCCCGAACAGGCGTTCGAGAGCGTGCAGTTCATCATGACGGAAGTGCGATTTGGCTGGCTTATCCGCTCCATTCATAGTTGGTCGGCCAACCTGATGATTGCCACACTGTTCATCCACATGTTCAGTGTCTTTCTGCTCAAAGCCTATCGCCCGCCGCGCGAGTTGACATGGATGACGGGTGTGCTGCTGCTCTTTCTGGCGCTGGCGTTTGGCTTCAGCGGTTATTTACTGCCCTGGAACGAACTGGCGTATTTCGCCACCAAAGTTGGCAGCGACATTGCTGGTGACGTGCCGCTCATTGGCGGTTTTCTTCTCCGTTTTTTGCGTGGCGGAGATGATGTGACAGGTGCCACACTGACGCGCTTCTTTGGTTTCCACGTAGCGATCCTGCCAGCCCTCACCACCATCATATTGGGCCTTCATTTATTGCTGGTCCAGGTGCTCGGCATGAGTGTGCCGGTGGGAATGCCGCCGCCCCAGCGGAAGATGAAGTTCGTTCCCCATTTCCTGTTGCGCGATCTCTTGGGATGGTTAATCGCAGTGGCCGTGCTGGCGGCTTTGGCGGCCATCTATCCATGGGAACTAGGCGAAAAGGCCGATCCGTTTGCCCCGGCCCCCGCCGGGATTCGCCCTGAATGGTATTACCTCTTCATGTTTCAAACGCTCAAGTATATTCCCAGTCATGTCCTATTCATGGAAGGCGAGACAGTCGGCGTGGTGGCATTCATGCTGGGGGCTATTTTCTGGCTGTTTGTTCCATTCCTGGACCGAAAATCCGCGCAAGAGAAACGCAGTCCGCTTTTCACAGCCATCGGGATCATTGTCATCGCCTACATGGCCGTGATGACGCTTCTGGCGCTGGCTCCCTGGAGGTCGGAACCATGA
- a CDS encoding Rieske 2Fe-2S domain-containing protein — translation MEKTGLDVERRRFIDILLGSGLVATLISVIYPVIEFLIPPKVAEAEQNSVVAGKVGELKPNSAKIFKFGSAPGILIYTASGEYRAFAATCTHLDCIVQYRPDRKQIWCACHNGQYDLTGRNTGGPPPRPLDVYKVNLRGEDIVVSKA, via the coding sequence ATGGAGAAGACAGGTCTTGATGTTGAACGGCGACGGTTCATTGACATCCTTTTGGGCAGTGGACTGGTGGCGACGCTCATCTCGGTGATCTATCCTGTCATTGAATTTCTCATTCCACCGAAGGTCGCTGAAGCCGAGCAAAACAGCGTCGTCGCCGGAAAAGTTGGCGAGTTAAAACCCAATTCGGCGAAAATTTTCAAATTCGGTAGCGCGCCCGGCATTCTTATCTACACGGCCAGCGGCGAGTATCGCGCCTTTGCGGCCACCTGCACACACCTGGATTGCATCGTTCAGTATCGCCCTGACAGGAAACAAATCTGGTGCGCCTGCCACAATGGACAATACGACCTGACAGGCCGCAACACCGGCGGGCCGCCTCCACGTCCACTGGATGTTTATAAAGTCAACCTGCGCGGCGAGGACATCGTTGTCTCGAAAGCCTGA
- a CDS encoding cytochrome c3 family protein codes for MRKAKGSMLKCGVLVLTAVAFIMTLTSAASRAQVDSCVQCHTELSDKPSQLIANDIHTQRGLSCADCHGGDPTLGTDGNMHAAMDPAKGFIGKPKPADVGKFCAKCHADLNYMRRFNPQARTDQWSEYQTSVHGQLNRKGDTKVATCVSCHSVHDIKAVNDPTSPVYATNVANTCAHCHADRAYMSQYKIRTDQFDLYQRSVHGQALMAQQDLAAPSCNDCHGNHGATPPGVSSVANVCGQCHVRQAELFDASPHQAPFAEMKQAACVTCHNNHDIVRPTDAMLGTSENSTCIMCHAEGDKGYVVASQLAQRLDQLRQQIETAQAILARAERAGMEVSRPKFELNAARDSLTHARVLIHNVTSPEIDKTIEAGMNIAINATQAGYAALNELQFRRKGLAVSLGVILFVCAMLYLKIRQLDQSEAINNPPS; via the coding sequence ATGAGGAAGGCAAAAGGCAGCATGCTCAAATGCGGCGTGTTAGTTCTCACGGCTGTCGCATTCATCATGACATTGACGTCAGCGGCGAGCCGAGCGCAAGTGGATTCGTGCGTGCAATGTCACACGGAGCTGTCAGACAAACCATCCCAACTCATCGCTAATGACATTCACACCCAGCGAGGACTCTCCTGCGCCGATTGTCACGGCGGTGATCCCACATTGGGAACCGATGGAAACATGCACGCGGCGATGGACCCTGCAAAAGGCTTCATCGGCAAACCCAAGCCAGCCGACGTGGGCAAATTTTGCGCCAAGTGTCATGCTGATCTCAACTACATGAGGCGATTCAATCCGCAGGCTCGCACCGACCAGTGGAGCGAATATCAAACCAGCGTGCACGGTCAACTCAATCGAAAGGGCGACACCAAAGTGGCCACCTGCGTCAGTTGTCACAGCGTTCACGACATCAAGGCCGTCAATGATCCGACTTCGCCCGTCTACGCCACGAATGTAGCGAACACCTGCGCTCATTGTCATGCTGATCGAGCGTACATGAGCCAGTACAAAATTCGGACTGATCAGTTCGACCTCTATCAACGCAGCGTGCACGGTCAGGCCCTCATGGCGCAGCAAGACCTGGCGGCCCCTTCCTGCAATGATTGTCACGGCAATCATGGAGCCACGCCGCCGGGCGTCTCGTCGGTCGCCAATGTATGTGGCCAATGTCATGTTCGTCAGGCTGAGTTGTTCGACGCCAGCCCTCATCAAGCGCCGTTTGCTGAGATGAAACAGGCGGCGTGCGTTACCTGCCATAACAATCACGACATCGTTCGCCCCACCGATGCCATGCTGGGCACAAGCGAAAACTCGACCTGCATCATGTGCCACGCTGAGGGCGACAAAGGATATGTGGTGGCCAGCCAGTTAGCGCAACGTCTGGATCAACTTCGTCAGCAAATTGAGACAGCTCAAGCCATCCTCGCTCGCGCTGAACGGGCTGGCATGGAAGTGAGCCGCCCCAAATTTGAATTGAACGCCGCCCGCGACAGTCTGACGCATGCACGCGTGCTCATTCACAACGTCACAAGCCCAGAGATTGATAAAACAATAGAAGCAGGCATGAACATTGCCATAAATGCGACACAGGCCGGTTATGCCGCGCTCAATGAGCTTCAATTTCGACGCAAAGGATTGGCCGTTTCGCTCGGCGTGATTCTCTTTGTCTGCGCGATGCTCTACCTGAAAATTCGCCAACTCGATCAATCAGAGGCAATCAACAATCCGCCGTCGTGA
- the acpP gene encoding acyl carrier protein has translation MSDVLTRFSRMVAELKGIDPSSISAESRLVEDLGADSIDLVELMLDAEREFGIDIGKQQAQSLHTIGAIVEYIEAALAKQAGSPST, from the coding sequence ATGAGTGACGTATTGACGCGATTCAGCCGAATGGTCGCCGAGCTGAAGGGAATTGATCCGAGTTCGATCAGCGCCGAATCGCGGTTGGTCGAAGATTTGGGGGCGGATTCGATTGATTTGGTGGAATTGATGCTTGATGCCGAACGCGAGTTTGGCATTGACATTGGCAAGCAGCAGGCACAATCGCTGCACACGATCGGCGCCATTGTCGAGTACATCGAAGCTGCCTTGGCGAAACAGGCCGGTTCACCAAGCACATAG
- a CDS encoding CRTAC1 family protein, translating into MYWRKQSLFVVLLLVGGLLIGSAMPPSQLIHAQAEAIRLDVPPDGITIRRNPLILSGTVHDPAVQVVYINKVNAPVMVLGRRRTDMPGVPFPVVNGRFIGYAAFLGVGPNTVRVSYYDKNNVLRSVDVRVVYNSSEFEAFDIVPDLRAESLRQPVGQPVELFIRLRNRTSQRAIGVARLELKKPDGSVLPLTPINYTIEAGWRQEFAPTLTAELDQLGVYEVILTVMNQQAQVVSSDNVHFEVYRPQDFPFVDVSAQAGIRFLHQLGVPEGGGASWADYDNDGDVDLFVSNLGGPARLYRNNGNGTFTDVTQAAGFRDQTFLRATRAGAWGDYDNDGDRDLFVTSPTLVNRLYRNNGNGTFTDVSAAAGIRPIIVNSFSAAWGDYNGDGYLDLYVSGNLAGGLPPDFQVTSYPNQLYRNNGNGTFTEVGLQLGVANLGPTLACQWVDYDYDGDVDLFVINDFSAFTEFPGTIYRNDGPDPQRGWRFTDIGRETGFHDVPLFGMGFTMGDYDDDGDQDYFVSNLGIPCLFRNDGGFFSDATLDAGITAYLVSSGPFSQPLPGAFPHVGWIANTWGVQFWDYDLDGWLDLYIASSGMNMENFPIAPFNPNWIYRNNRDGTFTDVSQVLGLDHPGRTRGVAMADYDNDGDLDVYLANNDQYGVLLRNDLRTGNNWIKVELRGTVSNRDAIGSRIVLEAGGRRQIRLYPDSDPQTSQTPLEQVFGLGQATKVDRITIYWPSGIVQTLTDIDPSAYGPAHKLIVTEPTR; encoded by the coding sequence ATGTATTGGCGCAAGCAAAGCCTATTTGTCGTGTTGCTGTTGGTGGGGGGATTGTTGATCGGGTCGGCGATGCCGCCGTCTCAGTTGATTCACGCGCAAGCAGAGGCAATTCGATTAGACGTTCCACCGGATGGAATCACCATTCGGCGTAATCCGCTCATTCTGAGCGGAACCGTGCATGATCCGGCGGTCCAGGTTGTTTACATCAACAAGGTGAATGCTCCGGTGATGGTGTTGGGGCGGCGACGGACGGATATGCCGGGGGTTCCGTTTCCCGTTGTCAACGGCCGATTCATCGGCTACGCGGCGTTTCTCGGAGTCGGTCCGAACACTGTGCGTGTTAGTTATTATGATAAGAACAACGTGCTGCGAAGCGTGGACGTGCGGGTTGTCTATAACTCATCGGAATTTGAGGCATTCGATATTGTGCCAGACCTGCGTGCTGAGTCGTTGCGCCAGCCGGTGGGGCAGCCTGTCGAGTTGTTCATTCGCCTGCGCAATCGGACTTCTCAGAGGGCGATAGGCGTAGCTCGCCTGGAGCTGAAGAAACCGGACGGAAGCGTTTTGCCGCTCACTCCCATCAACTATACAATCGAGGCAGGCTGGCGACAGGAATTCGCGCCTACGCTCACAGCGGAGCTGGACCAACTTGGCGTGTACGAAGTGATCCTGACGGTGATGAATCAGCAGGCTCAGGTCGTGTCAAGTGACAATGTTCACTTCGAGGTTTATCGCCCGCAGGACTTTCCTTTCGTGGATGTATCAGCCCAAGCGGGCATCCGGTTTCTCCACCAACTGGGCGTGCCAGAGGGCGGCGGCGCATCATGGGCCGACTATGACAATGATGGGGACGTGGATCTATTTGTCTCCAATTTGGGTGGCCCTGCTCGACTTTATCGCAACAACGGCAACGGCACGTTCACCGATGTGACACAGGCAGCAGGCTTTCGCGATCAAACGTTTCTGCGAGCGACGCGCGCCGGTGCGTGGGGCGATTACGACAATGACGGCGACCGCGATCTGTTTGTGACAAGTCCGACGTTGGTTAATCGCCTGTATCGGAATAATGGTAATGGGACATTCACCGACGTATCGGCGGCCGCCGGCATTCGTCCCATTATTGTGAATTCGTTCTCGGCTGCCTGGGGTGATTACAATGGTGACGGGTATCTGGATTTGTATGTCTCAGGCAATCTCGCGGGAGGATTGCCGCCCGACTTCCAGGTGACGTCTTATCCCAACCAGCTCTATCGGAACAATGGCAATGGGACGTTCACCGAGGTCGGTTTACAACTGGGCGTCGCCAATCTGGGGCCAACACTCGCCTGTCAGTGGGTAGACTATGATTATGATGGCGACGTGGACTTGTTCGTCATCAACGATTTCAGCGCGTTCACGGAGTTTCCCGGTACGATCTATCGCAACGATGGGCCTGATCCGCAGCGCGGCTGGAGATTCACCGACATCGGACGCGAAACCGGATTTCATGACGTGCCACTATTCGGGATGGGCTTCACGATGGGTGATTACGATGACGATGGTGATCAAGACTACTTCGTGTCCAATCTGGGGATTCCCTGTCTGTTCCGCAATGACGGAGGCTTTTTCTCCGACGCAACCTTGGATGCCGGAATTACGGCTTATCTTGTGTCAAGTGGTCCGTTCAGTCAGCCACTACCCGGGGCGTTTCCGCATGTCGGCTGGATTGCCAATACATGGGGTGTGCAGTTCTGGGACTATGACCTGGACGGCTGGCTAGACCTCTACATTGCTTCCAGTGGAATGAACATGGAAAATTTCCCGATTGCCCCGTTCAATCCAAATTGGATTTATCGCAACAACCGCGACGGAACGTTCACCGACGTTTCACAGGTCCTCGGCTTGGATCATCCGGGCCGGACGCGCGGCGTTGCTATGGCCGATTACGACAATGACGGTGACCTGGATGTTTATCTAGCCAACAACGATCAATATGGCGTTTTGTTGAGAAATGATCTGCGCACTGGCAATAACTGGATCAAGGTGGAGCTGCGTGGCACCGTCAGCAACCGCGATGCCATCGGTTCGCGCATCGTGCTGGAAGCAGGCGGCCGCCGGCAGATTCGTCTCTATCCAGATTCTGACCCACAAACTTCACAAACGCCGCTTGAGCAGGTCTTCGGGTTGGGTCAGGCAACGAAGGTAGATCGCATCACTATTTACTGGCCCAGCGGCATTGTTCAAACGCTCACGGATATTGATCCAAGCGCGTATGGGCCGGCTCACAAGCTGATTGTGACTGAACCGACTCGCTGA
- a CDS encoding N-acetyltransferase, with amino-acid sequence MKQFIHKTARLGVSPTLGCGVVIEENVEIGDHVTIGHNAVIQAGTHIGAGTIIEAGAIIGRQPRPSAMTSRPVSLQPGAVIGQNCRIGANAVVYAGVQMEEGVLIGDLAYVREHTRLGRYVTMGAFTWCGYITVGDYTKIQGACGLVGVYEDRVFLGPLVVALDDPTMDRHPPTEFVGPHVKRGARIGGGAVLFPGITVGVNAVVAAGAVVMRDVPDRKLVAGNPAKVIMDVPEDQHIPEASETVE; translated from the coding sequence ATGAAACAGTTCATTCACAAAACAGCGCGTTTGGGCGTCAGTCCCACACTTGGTTGTGGCGTGGTCATTGAAGAGAACGTAGAAATTGGCGATCACGTTACCATCGGCCATAACGCGGTCATTCAAGCTGGGACGCACATCGGCGCAGGCACCATCATCGAGGCTGGGGCGATCATTGGTCGTCAGCCTCGACCGAGTGCCATGACCAGTCGCCCGGTCTCTTTGCAGCCTGGCGCTGTCATCGGCCAGAACTGTCGCATCGGGGCCAACGCCGTAGTGTACGCCGGGGTTCAAATGGAAGAAGGGGTACTCATAGGCGATCTAGCCTACGTGCGTGAACACACGCGCTTGGGCCGCTATGTCACAATGGGAGCGTTTACCTGGTGCGGTTACATCACAGTCGGCGATTATACGAAGATTCAAGGAGCGTGTGGTTTGGTGGGCGTTTACGAGGATCGTGTCTTCCTCGGTCCTCTGGTGGTGGCATTGGATGATCCAACGATGGACCGACACCCGCCAACGGAATTCGTCGGGCCTCATGTCAAGCGCGGGGCGCGCATTGGTGGCGGGGCAGTATTGTTTCCAGGCATCACGGTGGGTGTGAACGCGGTGGTAGCTGCTGGCGCAGTGGTGATGCGAGATGTGCCAGACCGGAAACTGGTCGCCGGCAATCCGGCCAAGGTGATTATGGATGTGCCGGAAGATCAGCATATCCCAGAGGCATCAGAGACGGTGGAATGA
- a CDS encoding D-aminoacylase, which translates to MHVTTWLLLFLFLFPLPLPRQKPYDTIIKNGRVIDGTGNPWFYADVAIKDGKIAHVGRINATEADVVIDVGGKIVAPGFIDVHTHVEGDLEQIPTADNFVRMGVTTIVTGNCGFSRTNIAEYLSQLQQQGVSLNVATLVGHNSIRQSVMKSEKREPTPEELTQMQQRVEQAMKDGAVGFSTGLIYVPGSFAKTDEIIELARVACQHGGLYATHMRNEANQVDEAIKEALLIGEQAGCPVNISHFKISSKKRWGDSRVTTRLVADARRRGQQVTVDQYVYPASSTSLASILPDWVFDGGNEKAVERLKDPQTRAKIKQETIAQIKQSGFKDFSYAYVANYRPDPSLNGKNISQITKQIRGKAGVQEEAEQIMDMVIAGGASMVYHKMSEQDIEIILQQPFTMIASDAGVREPGRGRPHPRGNGNNPRVLAKYVRERKVISLEDAIRKMTSLPAQTFGFWDRGIIREGFAADLVVFDDQTVADKATFDDPHQYPVGIDHVLVNGQLVIQQGQHTGARAGQILFGPARQSSHPHH; encoded by the coding sequence ATGCACGTCACAACCTGGTTGTTGCTATTTCTGTTTCTCTTTCCGCTGCCGCTTCCTAGACAAAAACCGTATGACACGATTATCAAAAATGGTCGTGTGATTGACGGCACGGGCAATCCGTGGTTCTATGCCGACGTAGCCATCAAAGACGGGAAGATCGCTCACGTGGGTCGCATAAACGCTACTGAAGCAGACGTTGTCATTGACGTTGGCGGAAAAATTGTCGCGCCCGGCTTCATTGATGTGCATACACACGTGGAAGGGGACCTTGAGCAAATTCCTACAGCCGACAACTTCGTCCGCATGGGCGTCACGACCATCGTCACCGGCAACTGTGGCTTCTCACGCACCAACATCGCCGAATACTTGAGTCAGCTCCAACAACAAGGCGTATCGCTGAACGTGGCGACGCTCGTCGGACATAATTCCATACGCCAGAGCGTCATGAAATCAGAGAAGCGCGAGCCGACGCCCGAAGAGCTAACCCAGATGCAGCAGCGCGTCGAACAAGCTATGAAAGACGGAGCCGTCGGGTTCAGCACAGGCCTGATTTACGTGCCCGGCAGCTTTGCTAAAACCGATGAGATTATTGAACTGGCGCGCGTCGCCTGCCAACACGGTGGCCTTTATGCCACGCACATGCGCAATGAAGCTAACCAGGTGGACGAAGCGATCAAGGAGGCTTTACTCATCGGCGAGCAGGCTGGCTGTCCGGTCAACATTTCACATTTCAAAATCTCCAGCAAGAAACGGTGGGGTGATAGCCGCGTGACCACGCGCCTGGTGGCTGATGCTCGACGTCGCGGCCAGCAGGTCACGGTTGATCAATACGTCTATCCGGCTTCGAGCACCTCGCTGGCATCCATTCTGCCAGATTGGGTTTTTGATGGCGGAAACGAAAAAGCAGTGGAACGGCTCAAAGACCCGCAGACGCGAGCGAAAATCAAACAAGAAACCATCGCCCAGATCAAACAAAGCGGCTTCAAAGATTTTTCCTATGCCTACGTGGCCAATTATCGGCCTGATCCTTCACTGAACGGCAAAAATATCTCGCAAATCACCAAACAAATTCGCGGCAAAGCCGGTGTTCAAGAAGAAGCCGAGCAAATCATGGATATGGTCATCGCCGGCGGCGCTAGCATGGTGTATCACAAAATGAGCGAGCAAGACATTGAGATTATCCTGCAACAGCCGTTCACAATGATTGCGTCGGATGCCGGCGTGCGCGAACCGGGACGTGGTCGGCCTCACCCGCGCGGCAATGGGAACAATCCGCGTGTGCTGGCCAAGTACGTGCGCGAACGAAAAGTGATTTCGCTCGAAGATGCGATTCGCAAGATGACGTCCCTTCCGGCTCAGACGTTCGGGTTCTGGGACCGCGGCATCATTCGTGAAGGATTCGCCGCCGATCTCGTCGTCTTCGATGATCAGACGGTCGCCGATAAAGCGACCTTCGACGACCCACATCAATATCCTGTTGGCATTGACCATGTGCTGGTCAACGGACAGCTCGTCATCCAGCAAGGTCAGCATACCGGCGCGCGTGCAGGCCAGATCCTGTTTGGTCCGGCTCGCCAATCGAGTCACCCGCACCATTAG
- a CDS encoding glycosyltransferase family 2 protein, with protein MKMEIQAHRILAISAVRDEEKSIGRVIEQLKQIGLSDIAIVDDGSTDGTSEILQAHGITVLRSGAREGLGMAARSLFQYARHHQFEVVVTLAGNGKDDPMQIPRLLQPLLEEGYDLVQGSRYLPGGSYTNMPFYRWLGTRLIYPLLFFLVTGRWMTDATNGFRAFRMSLFDDPRINLHQDWLSQYEMEPYILYKAVTLGYKVKEVPVSKTYPKRGEEYTKMKPITGWWSILRPLVLLGLRIKR; from the coding sequence ATGAAAATGGAGATTCAGGCTCATCGTATTCTGGCCATCTCGGCGGTGCGGGACGAAGAGAAAAGCATTGGTCGCGTGATTGAGCAGTTGAAGCAGATTGGCCTGTCTGACATTGCCATCGTTGATGACGGTTCGACCGATGGCACCAGTGAGATTCTTCAGGCACATGGTATCACCGTGTTGCGCAGCGGAGCCCGCGAAGGCTTAGGCATGGCCGCGCGCAGCTTGTTCCAGTATGCTCGTCATCATCAGTTTGAAGTCGTCGTCACGTTGGCCGGCAACGGTAAAGACGATCCGATGCAAATTCCGCGCCTGTTGCAGCCACTGTTGGAGGAAGGGTATGACTTGGTCCAGGGTTCGCGGTATCTGCCCGGCGGCAGCTACACGAACATGCCGTTTTATCGGTGGCTGGGCACGCGGCTGATTTATCCGCTCTTGTTTTTTCTTGTTACGGGTCGCTGGATGACTGATGCAACCAACGGCTTCCGCGCCTTTCGCATGAGCTTGTTCGATGATCCACGCATCAACCTTCATCAGGACTGGCTATCACAATATGAGATGGAACCGTACATTCTCTACAAAGCGGTGACTCTTGGGTACAAGGTCAAAGAGGTGCCTGTCAGTAAAACCTATCCAAAGCGTGGCGAAGAGTACACCAAGATGAAACCGATCACCGGCTGGTGGAGCATCCTACGACCACTCGTCTTGCTGGGCCTGAGAATCAAGCGTTAG
- a CDS encoding ketoacyl-ACP synthase III: MKLLTVGITGLGACVPDRVLTNADLEAMVDTTDEWIRTRTGIRERRICTEAEATSDLALKAAQQALASAGVKPEELDLIVHATMTPDRLWPSTGSTVQGRLGAVNAGAFDVNAACSGFIYALAVGAQMVRTGLYRKVLVIGADVVTKFLDYTDRQICVLFGDGAGAVLLEPVPEQDEGLISFFLGSDGTRSQVMYIPAGGSRIPPSHHALDEKLNFPVMDGFETFQFATWAMMDSIQKALAHSPYQIQDVNLIVPHQANIRIIQTAARWLSVPMEKFSVTIDRYGNTVAASIPLSLYDEVRAGRLQRGDLVALTSFGAGLTWASALLRWTI; the protein is encoded by the coding sequence ATGAAGCTATTGACGGTCGGCATTACGGGTCTTGGCGCGTGCGTGCCCGACAGGGTATTGACCAATGCTGACCTTGAGGCAATGGTTGACACGACGGACGAATGGATTCGCACGCGCACCGGCATCCGTGAGCGGCGGATTTGCACGGAAGCTGAAGCCACCTCTGATCTGGCGCTGAAAGCGGCGCAGCAAGCCTTGGCCTCAGCCGGCGTCAAGCCGGAAGAACTCGACCTGATCGTTCATGCAACGATGACACCGGATCGGTTGTGGCCTTCAACTGGCTCAACCGTGCAAGGCCGATTGGGCGCCGTGAACGCCGGCGCGTTTGATGTGAATGCGGCCTGTTCCGGTTTCATTTATGCACTGGCCGTTGGCGCGCAGATGGTGCGGACAGGACTCTATCGCAAAGTGCTCGTCATTGGCGCCGATGTCGTCACCAAATTCCTAGACTACACCGACCGGCAGATTTGTGTGCTGTTTGGCGATGGCGCCGGCGCTGTGTTGCTGGAGCCTGTGCCTGAACAAGACGAAGGCCTCATCTCATTCTTTCTGGGCAGCGACGGCACGCGCAGCCAGGTGATGTACATCCCGGCTGGCGGCAGCCGGATTCCACCGAGTCATCATGCGCTGGATGAAAAACTCAACTTTCCAGTGATGGACGGCTTCGAGACGTTTCAGTTTGCCACGTGGGCGATGATGGACTCCATTCAAAAAGCGTTGGCTCACTCGCCCTACCAGATTCAGGACGTGAATCTGATCGTGCCGCATCAAGCCAACATTCGGATCATCCAAACGGCAGCGCGATGGCTCAGCGTGCCGATGGAGAAATTTTCGGTGACGATTGATCGTTATGGCAATACGGTGGCTGCATCCATTCCGCTCAGTTTGTATGATGAGGTCCGGGCAGGACGGCTGCAGCGGGGGGATTTGGTGGCGTTAACGTCGTTTGGCGCAGGCCTGACCTGGGCCAGTGCGCTGCTGCGCTGGACGATATAG